A single region of the Pseudomonas sp. GGS8 genome encodes:
- the ligA gene encoding NAD-dependent DNA ligase LigA → MTAVETRILELRAELDQHNYRYHVLDEPSIPDAEYDRLFHELKALEAAHPELITSDSPTQRVGSAALSAFTQVRHEVPMLSLGNAFEDTDMREFDRRVTEGLDLPVGDLFGAGAAVEYSCEPKLDGLAVSLLYQDGMLVRGATRGDGTTGEDISVNVRTVRNIPLKLHGSGWPATLEVRGEVFMSKAGFERLNATQLEVGGKTFANPRNAAAGSLRQLDSKITANRPLEFCCYGIGQISADIADTHIGNLQQLKAWGMPISHELKSAHGIDECLDYYRDIGERRNALPYEIDGVVFKVNSIASQRELGFRAREPRWAIAHKFPAMEELTELLDVEFQVGRTGAVTPVARLKPVKVAGVTVANATLHNMDEVARLGLRIGDTVIIRRAGDVIPQVVQVVIERRPEDARPVKIPEQCPVCGSHVERTQLVKRSKGRETVSEGAVYRCVGRLACGAQLKQAIIHFVSRRAMDIEGLGEKSVEQLVDEGLVSSPADLYALTFEQIVDLEGFAELSSKNLLGAIEDSKRPSLARFIYALGIPDVGEETAKVLARSLGSLERVQQALPQVLTYLPDVGLEVAHEIHSFFEDAHNQQVIANLLKHGLQIQDQGELGAEFAASTTLGGFLDKLNIPSVGSGGAQKLADKFGSLEAVMNADWLDMRQALPEKQATSVREFFAVAQNRQLAEAAEKQLSDFGMHWQSEKKVVEGLPLAGQTWVLTGSLELMSRDVAKDKLESLGAKVAGSVSAKTHCVVAGPGAGSKLAKANELGLKVLDEEAFVEFLGKHNISV, encoded by the coding sequence ATGACTGCCGTCGAAACCCGCATTTTAGAGCTGCGCGCTGAGCTGGATCAGCACAACTATCGCTACCACGTGCTGGATGAGCCGAGCATTCCGGACGCCGAATACGATCGCTTGTTCCACGAGCTCAAGGCCCTCGAAGCGGCCCATCCTGAACTGATCACCAGTGACTCGCCGACCCAACGTGTCGGCAGCGCGGCGCTGTCGGCGTTCACCCAAGTGCGTCATGAAGTGCCGATGCTCAGCCTTGGCAACGCCTTCGAAGACACCGACATGCGTGAATTCGATCGGCGGGTGACGGAAGGGCTGGACCTGCCGGTCGGCGACCTGTTCGGCGCTGGCGCAGCGGTAGAGTACAGCTGCGAACCCAAGCTCGATGGCCTGGCGGTCAGCCTGCTGTATCAGGACGGTATGCTGGTGCGCGGCGCCACTCGCGGCGATGGCACCACCGGCGAAGACATCAGCGTCAATGTGCGCACCGTGCGCAATATCCCGCTCAAGCTGCATGGCAGCGGCTGGCCGGCGACCCTGGAAGTGCGCGGCGAAGTGTTCATGTCCAAGGCCGGTTTCGAACGGCTCAACGCCACGCAACTGGAAGTCGGCGGCAAGACCTTCGCCAACCCGCGTAATGCGGCGGCGGGCAGCTTGCGGCAGCTGGATTCAAAGATCACCGCCAACCGTCCGCTGGAATTCTGCTGCTACGGTATCGGCCAGATTTCCGCCGATATCGCTGACACGCACATTGGCAATCTGCAGCAGCTCAAAGCCTGGGGCATGCCGATCAGTCATGAGTTGAAATCGGCACATGGCATCGATGAGTGCCTGGACTACTACCGCGACATCGGCGAACGCCGCAATGCGCTGCCCTATGAAATCGACGGCGTGGTGTTCAAGGTCAACAGCATTGCCTCCCAGCGCGAACTGGGTTTCCGTGCTCGCGAACCGCGTTGGGCGATTGCCCACAAATTCCCGGCGATGGAAGAACTCACCGAGTTGCTCGATGTGGAGTTTCAGGTCGGCCGCACCGGTGCCGTGACGCCGGTGGCGCGCTTGAAACCGGTCAAGGTCGCTGGCGTTACCGTGGCCAATGCGACGTTGCACAACATGGATGAAGTCGCGCGGTTGGGTCTGAGGATCGGCGACACCGTGATCATCCGTCGCGCCGGTGACGTTATTCCGCAAGTGGTGCAAGTGGTCATCGAGCGCCGTCCTGAGGATGCCCGTCCGGTAAAGATTCCCGAGCAGTGCCCGGTCTGCGGTTCGCATGTCGAGCGCACGCAACTGGTCAAGCGCAGCAAGGGGCGCGAGACCGTCAGCGAAGGCGCGGTGTATCGCTGCGTCGGCCGTCTGGCCTGTGGTGCACAACTCAAGCAGGCGATTATCCATTTCGTTTCGCGCCGTGCCATGGACATCGAAGGGCTGGGTGAGAAGAGCGTCGAGCAATTGGTGGATGAAGGTCTGGTGAGTTCGCCAGCTGACTTGTACGCATTGACCTTCGAACAAATCGTCGACCTCGAAGGCTTTGCCGAGCTGTCGAGCAAGAACCTGCTCGGCGCCATTGAAGACAGCAAGCGACCGAGCCTGGCGCGGTTCATCTATGCCTTGGGTATCCCTGATGTCGGCGAAGAGACGGCCAAGGTGCTTGCGCGGTCTCTTGGCTCGCTGGAGCGGGTTCAGCAGGCGTTGCCGCAAGTGCTCACGTACCTGCCGGATGTCGGGCTGGAAGTGGCTCACGAGATTCACAGCTTCTTTGAAGATGCACATAACCAGCAGGTGATAGCCAATCTGTTGAAGCACGGCTTGCAGATTCAGGATCAGGGAGAGTTGGGTGCCGAGTTTGCTGCAAGCACCACGCTTGGCGGTTTTCTCGACAAGCTGAACATTCCTTCGGTTGGGTCGGGCGGCGCGCAGAAGCTTGCCGACAAATTCGGCTCGCTTGAAGCAGTGATGAATGCTGATTGGCTGGACATGCGTCAGGCGCTACCGGAGAAACAGGCGACTTCGGTTCGGGAGTTCTTTGCAGTGGCGCAAAATCGTCAACTCGCCGAGGCTGCCGAAAAGCAGTTGAGCGATTTCGGTATGCATTGGCAGAGCGAGAAAAAAGTCGTGGAAGGATTGCCGCTGGCCGGGCAGACCTGGGTGCTGACCGGTTCGCTGGAACTGATGAGTCGCGACGTTGCCAAGGACAAACTTGAAAGCCTCGGGGCCAAGGTGGCCGGTTCGGTGTCGGCCAAGACCCATTGCGTGGTCGCCGGGCCAGGCGCAGGTTCGAAGCTGGCCAAGGCCAATGAGCTGGGGTTGAAGGTGCTGGACGAAGAGGCGTTTGTCGAGTTTCTTGGCAAGCACAATATTTCGGTTTAA
- a CDS encoding helicase C-terminal domain-containing protein, with protein MILAPALISPDLDRDYLMGLCRDLSKKHNVVVLTSSEAVGREWQAVGAKFFSGDDFSDAVKKLKDPTSGLRFAVFAQRYDGVDLADDACRVLVIDSVPYGENLIDKNDAQMVFTPGGIRNKTVYRIEQGMGRAVRSHADYALILLVGQDLATYIGRTEVLGALTDETRAQLELSVELADLVKASTADHKSSFEQVINQCLTRDPGWKKFYNSRIRSAPKNPHTPSSTKVQLAHSEREAHLLAAANRASEAVPNFRAALNLAKVEGEELGIYLQRVSRITYYIDPAESMQIQQAARTYCRSAALPPSAPRKPVSPGAKTAAEKFCAWFREFSPANAAVIQATKIEGSLGFNQKFRAVEQAIMELGQALGADSTRPEIDYSVGPDVIWFWGNHLFVIEVKNENQKTLHKGDSGQLHDSLQWARESFPVYADRIIPITAAKVFISDRDAHYPQGTRVLLESGCKALAHGLHLACIKLSQQGPVFVTPENAATTMNEFKISPEQFLSQHTIKLEESK; from the coding sequence ATGATCTTGGCCCCGGCGCTAATAAGTCCCGACCTAGACAGAGACTATCTAATGGGATTATGCCGTGATCTTTCAAAAAAACACAACGTTGTAGTTCTCACTTCAAGTGAAGCTGTTGGTCGAGAGTGGCAGGCAGTAGGTGCAAAGTTCTTTTCAGGAGATGACTTCAGCGATGCCGTAAAAAAACTAAAAGACCCAACGTCTGGATTACGGTTTGCTGTTTTTGCACAACGTTATGACGGGGTGGATTTGGCGGACGATGCCTGTAGAGTTTTGGTAATTGATAGTGTTCCGTACGGCGAAAACCTGATAGACAAAAACGATGCGCAAATGGTTTTCACGCCTGGCGGGATAAGAAATAAAACGGTCTATCGTATCGAGCAAGGTATGGGACGAGCTGTACGCTCACATGCAGACTATGCACTCATACTACTTGTTGGCCAAGACTTGGCAACCTACATAGGCCGCACTGAGGTACTCGGCGCCCTCACCGATGAGACACGCGCACAACTTGAACTATCTGTAGAGCTTGCAGATTTAGTCAAAGCGTCAACAGCAGACCACAAATCGTCTTTCGAACAAGTCATCAACCAGTGCTTAACACGAGACCCAGGCTGGAAAAAATTCTATAATTCTCGCATTCGCAGTGCCCCGAAAAACCCTCACACTCCTTCAAGTACAAAAGTCCAACTTGCACACAGCGAGCGTGAAGCCCACTTATTAGCAGCCGCCAATAGAGCATCAGAGGCTGTGCCAAATTTTCGAGCCGCTTTGAACCTTGCAAAAGTAGAGGGTGAAGAACTGGGCATATATCTACAACGCGTTTCACGCATTACATACTACATAGACCCTGCTGAGTCCATGCAGATACAGCAAGCAGCTAGAACCTATTGCAGATCCGCTGCACTTCCACCATCAGCACCTAGAAAACCGGTCTCCCCAGGAGCGAAGACAGCAGCAGAAAAATTCTGTGCTTGGTTTAGAGAGTTTTCCCCCGCCAACGCAGCAGTGATACAAGCCACAAAAATAGAAGGCTCGCTAGGTTTCAACCAGAAATTCCGCGCTGTGGAACAAGCTATAATGGAGCTTGGACAAGCGCTAGGGGCTGATTCCACGCGCCCAGAAATAGACTATTCTGTTGGCCCGGATGTCATATGGTTTTGGGGAAACCACCTATTTGTAATAGAAGTGAAAAATGAAAATCAAAAAACCTTACACAAAGGAGACAGCGGGCAACTCCATGACAGCCTTCAATGGGCAAGAGAAAGCTTCCCTGTATATGCAGATAGGATAATCCCTATAACAGCGGCTAAAGTTTTCATATCTGACCGAGATGCACACTACCCACAAGGTACGCGCGTACTTCTTGAGTCTGGTTGTAAAGCCCTTGCTCACGGACTCCACCTCGCCTGCATTAAGCTTTCTCAACAAGGCCCAGTTTTTGTCACCCCGGAAAACGCAGCAACAACAATGAACGAGTTCAAAATCTCACCCGAACAATTCTTATCGCAACACACTATAAAGCTGGAAGAATCCAAGTAA
- a CDS encoding putative zinc-binding metallopeptidase: MYRFFEQLSSRIAAPFMGERSRNSKVWHCRCGQSLFFRNSQCLACSAALGYQPQQSRLSSLQPGPQADTWLLDADPDAGIFRRCANLDSPAACNWLLPANHHDGLCIACSLNRTIPDLSIPENHERWRKVETAKRRLVAQLLSLGLQVIPKTVDEGAGLAFDFIGIDLEGKPPTTGHANGLITLDIKEADDAHREQVRVQMHEPYRTLLGHFRHETGHYYWDRLIANSAWLEPFRGLFGDERASYAEALEQHYQQGAPLDWQQHYVSAYATMHPWEDWAETWAHYLHMMDAVDTALGFGMSVQEMEFDYQPFPPSTLFDPQHPGGPAFLSFVNAWIELAGMLNELSRSMEQPDFYPFVLPPAVIARLHFIHLVIQQEGGRADEVLVQ; encoded by the coding sequence ATGTACCGCTTCTTCGAACAGCTCAGTTCACGCATCGCCGCGCCCTTCATGGGTGAGCGTTCGCGCAACAGCAAGGTCTGGCATTGTCGCTGCGGGCAGTCGCTGTTCTTTCGCAACAGCCAGTGCCTGGCCTGTTCGGCGGCACTGGGCTATCAGCCGCAGCAAAGTCGCTTGTCATCGCTGCAACCCGGCCCGCAAGCGGATACCTGGTTGCTCGATGCCGACCCTGACGCCGGTATTTTCCGCCGTTGCGCCAATCTCGATTCCCCGGCTGCGTGCAACTGGTTATTGCCGGCCAATCATCACGATGGGTTGTGCATCGCCTGTAGCCTGAATCGCACCATCCCCGACCTGTCGATTCCCGAGAATCACGAACGCTGGCGCAAAGTGGAAACCGCCAAGCGTCGTCTGGTGGCGCAGTTGCTCAGCCTGGGCTTGCAGGTCATTCCCAAAACGGTGGACGAAGGGGCTGGTCTGGCCTTCGATTTCATCGGTATCGACCTCGAAGGCAAGCCGCCGACCACCGGGCACGCCAACGGCCTGATCACCCTCGATATCAAAGAAGCCGACGACGCCCACCGCGAGCAGGTTCGCGTGCAGATGCACGAACCCTATCGCACGCTGCTCGGTCACTTTCGGCACGAGACAGGGCATTACTACTGGGACCGACTGATCGCCAACAGTGCCTGGCTGGAACCGTTCCGCGGCCTGTTCGGCGACGAGCGTGCCAGCTACGCCGAGGCTCTTGAGCAGCATTATCAACAAGGTGCGCCGCTCGACTGGCAGCAACATTACGTCAGCGCCTACGCCACCATGCACCCTTGGGAAGACTGGGCGGAAACCTGGGCTCACTACCTGCACATGATGGATGCGGTGGACACCGCCCTGGGTTTTGGCATGAGTGTCCAGGAAATGGAGTTCGATTATCAGCCGTTTCCACCCAGTACGCTGTTCGACCCGCAACATCCCGGCGGGCCGGCGTTCCTGTCGTTCGTCAACGCGTGGATCGAACTGGCCGGCATGCTCAACGAGCTGTCACGCAGCATGGAGCAGCCGGACTTCTATCCGTTCGTCTTGCCGCCGGCGGTGATCGCCAGGCTGCACTTCATTCACCTGGTGATCCAGCAAGAGGGCGGCCGGGCGGATGAAGTGTTGGTGCAATAG
- a CDS encoding DEAD/DEAH box helicase family protein: MIDFGSLVGKAKEATEYDLLKLYSSLDVKSTHTEPRTSQKEAMQELTARHDDKDIVLKISTGAGKTGVGLLYLLGHMRKEKRPGIYLCPTIQLVEQVLQEASKLGIEAYHYPSGEKYPHAACVRGDAILVCTYEKLFNSRSTFLRQDVNLLPTAIVLDDAHAGAEIVRKKFTLQVYGDAFESLKRLLESRCRAHHSTKWTDIETNDPLALFEVPHWIWSDLSEEIRTNQNKSEQISIVTLKKAAFCLFGHSSRTT; the protein is encoded by the coding sequence ATGATCGACTTTGGCAGTTTGGTTGGAAAAGCGAAAGAAGCGACTGAGTACGACCTCCTAAAGCTGTATTCATCCTTGGACGTTAAAAGCACCCATACGGAACCGCGCACTTCTCAAAAGGAGGCAATGCAAGAGCTAACAGCTCGCCATGACGACAAGGATATAGTTTTAAAAATAAGCACTGGAGCGGGTAAAACTGGAGTCGGCCTTCTCTACTTGCTCGGACATATGCGGAAAGAAAAAAGACCCGGTATCTATTTATGCCCAACGATTCAGCTTGTAGAACAGGTTCTACAGGAGGCGTCAAAGCTAGGAATAGAAGCCTATCATTACCCATCTGGAGAAAAGTATCCACACGCCGCATGCGTCCGAGGGGATGCAATTTTAGTCTGCACTTACGAGAAGCTTTTCAACTCTAGGAGCACATTCCTGCGTCAAGACGTTAACCTCCTTCCCACAGCCATCGTCTTAGATGATGCGCACGCAGGGGCTGAAATTGTCAGAAAAAAATTTACCCTTCAAGTATATGGAGATGCGTTTGAATCTTTAAAGCGCCTATTAGAATCTCGGTGCAGAGCGCACCATTCAACAAAGTGGACCGACATAGAAACAAACGACCCCCTAGCACTATTTGAAGTACCCCACTGGATATGGTCAGACTTATCAGAAGAAATCAGAACAAATCAGAACAAATCAGAACAAATCTCCATTGTTACTCTGAAGAAAGCAGCTTTTTGTTTGTTTGGTCATTCCTCGAGGACAACTTAA
- the zipA gene encoding cell division protein ZipA, with protein MEIGLREWLIVIGIIVIAGILFDGWRRMRGGKGKLKFRLDRNLSNLPDEDTSAELLGPPRVLDTQKEPQLDEHDLPSVSMPAREPRESGSKRGKRSHGEPSQGDLNLNLDLDGSPSFSSRDNDFPDDTKSASVADKEQPQAEEVLVISVICRDPAGFKGPALLQNILESGLRFGEMDIFHRHESMAGNGEVLFSMANAVKPGVFDLDDIDHFSTPAVSFFLGLPGPRHPKQAFDVMVAAARKLSQELNGELKDDQRSVLTAQTIEHYRQRIVEFERRALTQKR; from the coding sequence ATGGAAATCGGTCTGCGCGAGTGGCTGATCGTCATCGGCATTATTGTCATTGCCGGTATTCTTTTCGATGGCTGGCGTCGCATGCGCGGCGGCAAGGGAAAACTGAAGTTTCGTCTTGACCGAAATCTGTCCAATTTGCCGGACGAGGACACCAGCGCCGAGCTGTTGGGCCCGCCCCGTGTGCTGGACACCCAGAAAGAACCGCAACTGGACGAGCATGACCTGCCGTCGGTGAGCATGCCTGCCCGTGAGCCTCGCGAATCGGGTTCCAAGCGCGGCAAGCGTAGCCATGGCGAACCCTCCCAGGGCGACTTGAACCTCAACCTGGACCTGGACGGCAGCCCGAGCTTCAGCAGCCGTGACAACGATTTCCCGGATGACACCAAGTCCGCCAGCGTGGCCGATAAAGAGCAGCCACAAGCCGAAGAAGTGCTGGTGATCAGTGTAATCTGCCGCGACCCGGCCGGCTTCAAGGGCCCGGCGTTGTTGCAAAATATTCTGGAAAGCGGTCTGCGTTTCGGCGAAATGGACATTTTCCACCGCCACGAAAGCATGGCCGGTAATGGCGAAGTGCTGTTCTCGATGGCCAACGCGGTCAAGCCGGGTGTTTTCGATCTGGATGACATCGATCATTTCAGCACTCCGGCGGTGAGTTTCTTCCTCGGTCTGCCAGGCCCGCGTCATCCGAAGCAAGCCTTCGACGTGATGGTGGCGGCGGCGCGCAAGCTGTCCCAGGAGCTGAATGGCGAACTGAAGGACGACCAGCGCAGCGTGCTGACCGCCCAGACGATTGAGCATTACCGTCAGCGCATCGTCGAATTCGAACGTCGCGCTTTGACCCAGAAGCGCTGA